TCGCCCAGATCTGGTTCCACGCCGGGCAGATGATGGTCGTCTACATCGCCGGCATCAACCAGATCCCCGAGGAGCTCTACGACGCCGCGAAGGCCGACGGCGCCGGCCGCTGGCAGCTGTTCCGGCACGTCACCTGGCCGATGGTCGCCCCCGCCACGGCCCTGGTCGTCGCCTACACCACGATTCAGTCGTTCAAGGCGTTCGACCTGATCCTCGGCCTGGCGGGCAATCCGCCCCGAGCCTCGCTGGACATCCTCTCCACCCGGATCTACACCACCTTCGCCAACTCCCAGCTCGGCTACGCCGCCGCCGAGTCGATCGTGTTCATGCTGGCCATCGCGCTGGTCACCTGGTTGCAGAACCGGGCCGCCCGGCTCACCCACGGATAGGAGCCACCCGTGCTCGCCAGACTGGGTCGCCGCGCCGTGCTCGCGGTCTACGCGCTACTGGTGACGGTGCCGCTGCTCGTCGTCGGCGGCGGCAGCCTCAAGACCACCGCGGAACTCTTCGACGCACCCTTCGGCTCGCCCACGAGTCCCCGTCTGGGCAACTACGTCGAGGTGCTGACCACCCAGAACCTGCTCCGGGTGCTCGGCAACAGCGCACTGGTCGTCGCGGTCTCGGTGCCGACCACACTGGTGCTGGCCAGCCTCGTCGCGTACGCCATCGCCCGGCTCCCGGGCTGGCCCGGCCGGGCGCTCTTCGCGGTGTTCGCGGCCGGGCTGGCGGTGCCCGCGCAGGCGGTGATGATCCCGCAGTACGTGCAGTTCGACCGGCTCGGCCTCCGCGACAGCCTGGCCGGGCTGATGCTGATCGACGTGGTGGTCACCCTGCCCGTGGCGGTGTTCATCCTCGCCGGCTTCCTGCGCACCCTCCCCGGTGAGCTGTACGAGGCCGCCGAACTCGACGGCGCCGGCCCGTGGGCCGCGTTCCGGCGGGTGGCGATCCCGCTGTCCCGCCCGTCGCTGGCCGCCACCGCGATCTTCCTGTTCGTCATGCACTGGAACGACCTGCTCTACCCCCTGCTGTTCATCGACGACCCGGCCAAACGCACCCTGCCGCTGGCACTGCTGGACTTCACCGGCGAGTACCTCACCGACTATCCGCTGCTCTTCACCGGCGTGGTGGTCGCGTCCACTCCCATGGTCGTCGCGTACGCGCTCCTACAGCGCCACTTCGTCGCCGGCATCACCGCGGGAGCCGTGAAGGGATGAGCATCGGACCGCTCCGACCCGCTCGACAGCACGGCTCCCCGGTCGACTGGAAGTACCACCACATCGGCGCGCACGAGCTCGGCGACGTGCTGCCCTCACACCACGGTCAGCTGTGACCGCTCCCCCGACCCGGGTCGGGAAGCTCGCGGAGAAACTCCACGCGCGCCGCGCGCACCAGCGGATCCTTGGCGGTGTGGAAGGCGACGACGTGCGCGGCGGCCTCGTGCCTCTCGAAGGCCGCCGCGTCCGCGTACACCTCGTAGAAGATCCGGGCCAGCGGCTCCCCGTCGACGCGGTGGGTGGCGTAGGTCAGCGTTCCCGGCTCCCTGGCCCGAATCTGCTCGAGCAGCTGCGCGGTCAACTCGTCGAACCGGACCACCGACGCCTCGTCCCGCAGGTCGAAGCGCACCACCAACGCGAACACCGGATCCTCCACGAGCCTCTGAGCGACAGTCGACGGTACCGCACCGCCGCCCGTCAGCCGGACCACTCCTTGGCGAGCAGTTCGTAGGACTCGTGTCCGGCGGATCCGCCAGGAACGACGCCGCCGCGGTCATGGGCGGATGCTCCACGACCGCGGCGGCGAGGTGATCAGGCAGCGCGCCGGGTGGGTGGTTCGACGTGCTCGGCCAGGCCGGCGTACCCGCCCCGGTGATAGAGCAGCGGCGAGCCCACGTCGGTGTGCCGGAGCAGTTCGGGTTCGGCCAGGACGATGGCGTGGTCGCCGACCGTCACCCGGTCGATCGCCCGGCACAGGAGCCAGGCGAGGGTGTCCTCGATCAGGGGCACCCCCTCCGGACCGAGGCGCCAGCGGGTCGGCGCCGCGAACCGGTCGATGCCGCTGGTCGCGAACGTGCGGGCCACGTCCTGCTGCTGCCGGCCCAGCAGGTGGACACCGAGGTAGCGGCTCCGGGAGACGGCCGGCCAGCTCGACGAGGTGAGGCTCAGGCAGAACGAGACGACCGGTGGCTCCAGCGACACCGGGGTGAACGACGTCGCGGTGAAGCCGACGGCAGGACTGCCGGGTGCGGTGACCACGGTGACGGTGCTGGCCTGGTGACGTAGCAGCTTGCGCAGGGCGTCCGCGTCGGCGTCGACGGGCGAGGCACTGTCGGCGGGCTGGGTCATGTGTTCCTCCCCGGAGGCAGCGGAGCCGAGGGCTACGGCCGGACGGGCGCGAGCCGCTCGTACGGGATCTTCTCGCCGGCCTCGACGGCCACCGGCAGGCGGTTCTCCGCCCGGGCCAGGGCCACCCGGCGGGAGGTGGACAACCGGCGTCGCAGCACGAGACCATTTTCCTATCTGACAGGTAGGACTTCAAGTGCGGGGCCCGGCCGCCCGGACACTGACACGCTGGCGGTCGCGGCATCCGACGTTCGTCTCTCGCAACGGGCCACCGCGCCCGCGTCGTGCGAGATCGACCTTCGTGCCACGAGCACGTAGGACCCTGGATCCATGAAGGTCTTGATCCCCGTAGACATGGATGGCATCTCAGGGAGAGTGCATCCCACCGAGACCAATCCGGATCGGTACGACCATGAGCGTGGCCGAGCCTCGATGACGGCCGAGACGAACGCAGTGATTGCTGGTGTCTTCGATGCCGAACCCGACGCCATCGTGGGGGTCGCCGACGCACACGGACCGTTCCCGGAACATCCTGCCGGAGGACCTCGACCGGCGCGCTCACCTGGTGCGAGGGAAACCCCGCCCGCTGGGCATGCTCGCGGGGCTGGACGAAGACACGGATGCCGCGATGCTCATCGGCTGTCACGCGCGGGCCGGAGCCGGGCCAGCCGTGCTGGCGCACACGATGAGTGGTGACCTCCTCGACGTGCGGGTAGCCGGACGATCGCTGGCGAGATCGGCCTCAACGCCGCCATGGCGGGGCACCTGGACACGCCTGCTTGTCCAACTCGCCACCATCAAACCCGGCCAGCGCGTGAAGCAACCTTCTGTGCGTGTCGCCAGCCGGTCCGGCCGCCGGCCACAGGTCGGTGCCCTACCGGCCAGCCCGTTTCGGGAGCGGCTGCAACGATGCGAAGAAACAACTGGCAGGCACCAAGGCCGACCCTGACTTGACCGCCGGTCAAGATGCGCTAGCCGCCGCCAACTTGACCGATCTTGGTCCCCAGAACGCAGACGAGGGCATATCCATCGATGAGATATGCCCTCGGAGCTGCTGTCGGGACGGCCGGATTCGAACCGACGACCCCTTGACCCCCAGTCAAGTGCGCTACCAAGCTGCGCCACGTCCCGATGCCCTCGCGCGGTTTCCCCCGCGACAGCCGGTACAGCTTAGCGCAGGATCTCCGTACCGCGCGCACGCCCCCTCCCGTGCCGCGGGCCCCACCCGTCACACCCTCTAGAGCGTCCTAGGAGGGTGGTGGTGTGCAGGAACGCCGGGCGGCTGCGGGAGCCGCCCGGCGTTCCGGGGACGAGCAGGATCGGGACGAGCGGGATCAGCCGTGCGCCTTGCCCCGGCCGCCGGGGCCGAGCTTCTTGCGGGGGCGTACGGAAATGTCGATCGGGCTGCCCTCGAAGCCGAACTCCTCGCGCAGCTTGCGCTCGACGAAGCGCTGGTAGCCGGCGTCCAGCGGCGCGGTGGTGAAGAGCACGAACCGCGGCGGGGCGACGCCCGCCTGGGTGGCGAAGAGGATCTTCGGGGCCCGACCGCCGCGCACCGGGTGCGGGGTGGCCTGGACCAGCGCGGTCAGCCACTGGTTGAGCTGCGCGGTCGGGATGCGGGTCTCCCAGCTCGCCAGGGCCTTGCGCAGCGCCGGCGCGAGCTTGTCCACCGCCCGGCCGGTCTGCGCGGAGAGGTTCAGCCGGATCGCCCAGGGGATGCGGCGCAGCTCCCGGTCGATCTCCTTGTCCAGGTAGTACCGGCGGTCGGCGTCGACCAGGTCCCACTTGTTGAAGGCGATCACCAGGGCCCGGCCGGCCTCGACGACCATGGTGAGGATCCGCTGGTCCTGCTCGCTGATCACCTCGCTGGAGTCGAGCAGCACCACCGCCACCTCGGCCGCCTCGATCGCCGCGGCGGTCCGCAGGCTGGCGTAGTACTCGGTGCCGCTGGCCTTGCCGACCCGCTTGCGCAGCCCGGCGGTGTCCACCAGCTGCCAGGTCTCGCCACCGATCTGCACCAGGCTGTCCACCGGGTCGACGGTGGTGCCGGCGACCGAGTCGACGACCGCCCGCTCCTCGCCGGAGAACCGGTTGAGCAGGCTGGACTTGCCGACGTTGGGGCGACCCACCAGAGCGACCCGGCGGGGGCCGCGCGGCCGGTTCTCCACGATCTTCGGCGCCTCGGGCAGCGCGTCCAGGATGGCGTCGAGCAGCTCACCCGAACCGCGGCCGTGCAGGGCGGAGACCGGGTACGGCTCACCGAGGCCGAGCGACCAGAGCGCGGTCGCCTCCATCTCGATGGCCGTGTTGTCGGTCTTGTTGGCCACCAGGATGACCGGCTTGGCGCTGCGTCGCAGCATCTTCACCGCGGCTTCGTCCACATCGGTCGAACCGACCATCGCGTCGACCACGAAGAGCACCACGTCGGCGGTCGCCACCGCCGTCTCGGCCTGCAACGCGATGGCCGCGGCCCGGTCCTTGGCGTCGGGCTCCCACCCGCCGGTGTCCACCACGGTGAACGCGCGGCCGTTCCACTGCGCGTCGTACGGGACGCGGTCCCGGGTCACCCCGGGGACGTCCTCGACGACCGCCTGCCGACGGCCGATGATCCGGTTGACCAGCGTCGACTTGCCCACGTTGGGGCGGCCGACCACGGCCACCACCGGCTGCGGGCCGGACTCCTCCTCGACGTCGAGGTCCGGGTCGCGCAGTTCCACCCAACCGCTCTGCTCGCTCATACCACGCCCCGCTCGGTGAGCAGCTCGCGGAGCCGGGCGACGACCTCGTCGATGCCCAGCGCGGTGGTGTCCAGCTCGACGGCGTCCGGGGCCTGCTGCAACGGGTTCACCTTGCGCGTCGAGTCGATCTTGTCCCGCCGGGCGAGGTCCGCGGCGGTGGCCGCCACGTCGGCCGCGTCCTCGGCGCTGCGCCGCTGGGCACGGGCCGCCTCGGAGGCGGTGAGATAGACCTTCAGGTCCGCGTCGGGGGCCACCACCGAGCCGATGTCGCGACCCTCGACCACGATCCGGCCGGCCTTGGCGATCATCTCCCGCTGGCGGGCGACGAGGAGTTCCCGGACCGCGGGGACGGCGGCGACGGCGGAGACCGCGCCGGTCACCTCGGGGCCCCGGATCTCCTTGTCGACGGTCACGCCGTCGGCGGTCACGCCGTACCCCTGGGGGTCGGTGCCGATGCGCAGGTCGACCTCGCCGGCGACCTTGGCCACCGACGCGGCGTCGGTGAGGTCGACGCCGGAGCGCAGCACCGCCCAGGTGATGGCCCGGTACATCGCGCCGGTGTCGAGGTAGCGGGCGTCCAGGCTGACGGCGAGCCGCCGCGAGACGGTGGACTTACCCGAACCGGATGGCCCGTCCACTGCGACCACGCACCGCCCGGTTCGTTCGTTCTGCCCCACCGTGTTCCTCCTCAGCCCGTATCTCGCGGGTCGCCGGATTCTCCGGCGCCGTTGAGCGGATGGTCTTCGTCAATGATGCCCGCGCCCCCGTGCGGGGCCGCGCGGACGTGGCCCGGCGCGACCCGCGCCACGGCGCTGGTGCCGTCACCGGCCGCGTGGAAGCCTACCTTCAGCGGTACCCGGAACGACTCCGGTCAGTCTTCGACGGCCTTGAACAGGGCGGCGACCTCCGCGTTGGTCAGCCGCCGGGTCCGCCCGGCGCGCAGGTCGCCCAGCTTGATCGGCCCGATCGAGGTACGCACCAGCCGGGACACCGGGTGCCCGACCTCGGCGAGCAGCCGCCGGACGATGTGCTTGCGCCCTTCGTGCAGGGTCAGCTCCACCTGGGCGGTCTTGCCCAGGGTGTCCACCACCTTGAAGGAGTCGACCTGCACCGGCCCGTCCTCCAGCTCCACCCCGGCCGCCAGTCGCTTGCCCAGGTTGCGCGGGATCGGCCCGGCGACCTCGCACAGGTAGGTCTTCAGCACCTCGTACGACGGGTGCATGAGCCGGTGGGCCAGGGTGCCGTCGTTGGTGAGCAGCAGCAGCCCCTCGCTGTCGGCGTCGAGCCGCCCGACGTGATAGACCCGCTGCTCGACCCGGTTGCCGAGGAAGTCCGCGAGCGCGGTCCGTCCCTTCTCGTCCGCCATCGTGGAGACGACCCCGCGCGGCTTGTTCATCGCGAGGTAGACCAGGCGGGTGTCGACCTGGAGCCGTTCGCCGTCGACGTGGATCACGGCGGTGGTGGGGTCGACCTTGTCGCCGAGCTTCGCGACCCGGCCGTTCACGGTCACCCGGCGGCGGAAGATGAGGTCCTCGCAGGCGCGGCGGGAGCCGACGCCGGCGGCGGCCATCACCTTCTGCAGGCGTTCGCCCTCGGGGGCGTCGGTGGAGACGGTGCGGTCATCGCGTGGCATCGGCAAGCTCTTCTACGTCGTCGGGGAGGAACGGGGCGAGCGGTGGCAGGTCGGCCACGGAGTTCAGCCCCAGCTTCTCCAGGAACATGGTGGTGGTCCGGTAGAGGAACGCCCCGCTGTCCGGTTCGGCGCCGCACTCCTCGACCAACCCGCGAGAGACCAGGGTACGGATCACCCCGTCGCAGTTGACACCGCGGATGGCGGAGATCCGTGATCGGGTCACCGGCTGCTTGTAGGCGATCACCGCCAGGGTCTCCAGCGCGGCCTGGGTCAGTCGTGCGGACTGCCCGTCCAGGATGAACCGCTCGACATAGGTGGCGTATTCCGGCCGGGTGTAGAGACGCCAGCCACCGGCCGCGCGGCGCAGGTCGAAACCGTGCCCGGCGGCGGTGTAGCCGGCGGCGATCTCGTCCAGCATCTCCCCGACCCGCTCGGGTCGCTGCTCGAGGATCTGGGCCAGGGTCAGCTCGCTGACCGGCTCGTCCACCACCAGCAGGATCGCCTCCAACGCGCCGCGCAGCTCCGCGTCGTCCAGCTCGGGCGCCGGCTCCGGCGCGGCCGCCACCCGCCGCCTCCCCCGCTTCCCGGGTACGCCTCCCGCGCCGCTCTCCCTGTCGTCCGCGCTCTCTCCGGAGATCTCGGAAGCTTCTGGCCCGCCCGGAGGCAGTCCGGCTTCAAGATCTTCCGGGGTCTTCTCCGTCGTCGCCGTCAGGGAGGACGCCGCGGGCTCCGCCGGGGGTGTCGTGTCGAGGTCGTGAAGAGTTGCCGTTTCCGGTGAACGGGAGGTGTCCGAGGTCTCGGACTGGGCGGGCGTCGGGGTGGGGTCGGGCTTCGGTGGGGTGGGACGCTCCCACGGCGGGATCCAGGCGGCGGCCTGGTCGGCCAGCGAGTCGCGGCGCTCCTCGTCGCTCATCGGGGTCACTCCTGTGTCGGTGCGGGTTCGTCCGGCGGCGGGTCCGACGCGACGTCGGCCGCAGCCCGCGCGCGGTCAGTGGTCGAGGCAGCATCGGGCAGCGTGACATCAGCCGCCCCGGCGGGCACGGGATCCGTCGACGCGACCGGCGTGGGGTCGGCGGGTGCGGGGTCGGTGGGGTCCGGGGAGCCGGCGTACTCGTCGACGTGCAGGTCGGTGTCGCCCTCGGCGGGGCCCGTCCAGCGCACGGTCAGCTCCTCCAGCGCCTGCTCCTGAACGAAGGCGACCAGACCCTCCCGATAGAGCTCCAGCAGGGCGAGGAAGCGCGCCACCACCTCCAGGGTGATCTCGCAGTCGGCGCAGAGCAGCGAGAAGGTGGCGGTGCCGGCGCGGCGCAGCCGTTCGGTGAGCAGCGCGGCGTGCTCCCGGACGCTGACCCGGACCATGTGCACGTGCGCGATGGAGACCTCGGGCACCGGCTTCGGGGTCATCGCCCGCACCGCCAGCTTGAGCAGCCGCTCCGGGCCGATGCCGAGCACCAGGTCGGGCAGCGCCTCGGCGTACCGGGGCTCCAGGGTGACCGCGCGGGGATAGCGTCGACCGCCGACCGCCTCCAGCTCGGCCAGGTGCGCCGCCGCCTCCTTGTACGCCTTGTACTGCAGCAGCCGGGCGAAGAGCAGGTCCCGCGCCTCCAGCAGGGCCAGGTCCTCCTCGTCCTCCACCTCGGCGGCGGGCAGCAGCCGGGCCGCCTTCAGGTCGAGCAGGGTGGCCGCGATCAGCAGGAACTCGCTCGTCTCGTCCAGGTCCCACTGGTCACCCATGGCCCGGATGTACGCGATGAACTCGTCGGTGACCTTGTGCAGGGCCACCTCGGTGACGTCGAGCTTGTGCTTGCTGATGAGCTGGAGCAGCAGGTCGAACGGGCCGGTGAAGTTCGCCAGCCGGACGGTGAAGCCGGTGGTCTCCGTCGGCTCCGGGGCGGGCACCACCCCGTCGACCTCGGCGGCCAGCCCGGCGGCGACCGCCGGATCGGCGGCGGCGGGCGGGTCGAGGGGCGGCGCGGTCACCGGGAAACCGTAGTCCACGCTGCGGACATGCGGCGTGCGACCTACCGCTCCGCCTGGGCGGCGATCACCTCACGGGCGAGCTGGCGGTAGTTGCGGGCCCCGGAGGACGCCGGGTCGAGCGTGGTGATCGGGGCACCCGCGACGGTCGACTCGGGGAACTTGACGGTCTTGGTGATCACCGTCTGGTAGACCTTGTCGCCGAAGGCCTCCACCACCCGCTGGAGCACCTGGCGGCAGTGCGTGGTGCGGCTGTCGTACATGGTGGCGAGGATGCCTTCGAGCTCCAGGTCGAAGTTGAGCCGCTCGCGGACCTTGTCGATGGTGTCCAGCAGCAGGGCCACGCCGCGGAGGCTGAAGAACTCGCACTCCAGCGGGATGAGCACGCCGTGCGCGACGGTCAGCGCGTTGATCGCCAGCAGGCCGAGGGACGGCTGGCAGTCGATCAGGATGTAGTCGTACTCCTTGCGGATGGTGCGCAGCACCCGGGCCAGCGCCATCTCGCGGGCGACCTCGTTGACCAGCTGGATCTCGGCGGCGGAGAGGTCGATGTTGGCGGGCAGCAGGTGCAGCCCGGCGACGTCGGTCTTGATCAGGACGTCCTCGGCGGTGACGTCGTCCTGCATGAGCAGGTTGTAGACCGACAGGTCGAGGTTGTGCGGGTTGACCCCCAGCCCGACCGAGAGCGCGCCCTGCGGGTCGAAGTCGACCAGCAGCACCTTGCGGCCGTACTCGGCCAGCGCGGCGCCCAGGTTGATGGTCGTGGTGGTCTTGCCGACGCCACCCTTCTGGTTGGCCATCGCGATGATCCGCGCGGGGCCGTGCCGGTCGGTCGGCATCGGCTCCGGGATCGGCTTGCGCATCGTGTACGCGGCCGGGTCGGCGGGACCCAGGTCTGCGCCGAGCGACGCCTGCTGCTCGCGGAGCTCCGACGTCCAGGCGTCGGCACGGTCACCGTTGCCAGCCATGTCCTCGTTGCCCCCTCCCGACGACCACCCGGCGTCGGAGCCGTCCGACACCCTTCGCGGCGCCGCTGCGCTCCACCGTCACCGCCGTCGACACCGCACCCCGGTTCGTCGGCCACGAGGTCCGCGCCGATGCCGACTGTACGCCACGCGCCAGCAGCGCGTTCGGTAGCCGGTCGGCGTGTCGGACGTCCCGGCCGGTCAGCGCGGGAACGACGGGTCAGCCACGGGCCCGTGGGTGGGCGGTGGCGTAGACCTCACGGAGTCGCTCCACAGTGACCAACGTGTAGACCTGGGTGGTGGTCACCGAGGCGTGGCCGAGCAGTTCCTGCACCACCCGCACGTCCGCGCCGCCGTCGAGCAGATGGGTGGCGTACGAGTGGCGCAGGGTGTGCGGGGAGACCGCCCCGGTCCCCTGCACCGGCAGGCCGGCCCGCTCGGCGGCGCGGCGCAGGATGGTCCAGGCGCCCTGCCGGGTCAGCGCGCCGCCCCGGGCGTTGACGAAGACCGCCGGGGTGCCCCGGCCCGCCGCGACCACCCCCGGGCGGCCCCGCACCAGCCAGGCGCGCAGCGCGTCCACCGCGTACCCGCCGATCGGCACCAGTCGGGTCCGGCCGCCCTTGCCGCGCAGCAGCACCGCGCCGCCGTCGGTGTCCAGGTCGTCCACGGCGAGACCGACCGCCTCGGAGATCCGCGCGCCCGTGCCGTACAGGAATTCCAGCAGCGCCCGGTCGCGCAGCGCGAGGGGCGCCCCGTCGCCGGTAGCGGTCGCCGCGCCGGCCGTCTCCAGCAGCCGGACCACGTCGTCGACCGGCAGCGCCCGGGGCAGCCGGCGCGGCGGCGTGGGCGGGCGGACGTCGCGGCTGGGGTCGGCGCCGGCCAGCCCCTCGCGCAGCGCGAAGCGGTGCAGCCCGCGCACCGCGCTGGCCGCGCGGGCCGCCGACGACACGGCCAGCGGCGGATGGTCGGCGTCGCCGGCCCGCAGCCGGGCCAGGTGCGACTCGACCACGCCGGGGCCGACGGCGGCGAGGTCGGCGACGCCGGCGTCGACCAGGGTCGTGAGGTAACGGTCCAGGTCCCGGCGGTACGAGGCGAGGGTGTTCGCCGACAGTCCCCGTTCGACGGTGAGGTGGTCCAGATAGCCGCGGACGGCACGACGCAGGGCCGGCGCGGGCTGCTCGCCCGCGCCGGCCCTGCGCGCAGCAGCGGTCTGGCTGTTCCCCTTCGGGCTGGCGTTCCTCAGCCCAGGACCTCGTCCAGCGGCAGGGTCGCCATGCCGTGCGCCTCGGCGACCGGGCCGTAGACGACCTGGCCGGCGTGGGTGTTCAGGCCCAGGGCGAGCGCCGGGTCGCGGCGCAGCGCCTCCTGCCAGCCGTTGTTGGCCAGCTCCAGGGCGTACGGCAGGGTGACGTTGGTCAGCGCGTAGGTGCTGGTGTTCGGCACCGCGCCGGGCATGTTCGCCACGCAGTAGAAGATCGAGTCGTGCACCTTGTAGACCGGGTCGGCGTGCGTGGTGGGCCGCGAGTCCTCGAAGCAGCCGCCCTGGTCGATGGCGATGTCGACGAGCACGCTGCCCGGCTTCATCCGGGAGACCAGCTCGTTGGAGATCAGCGTCGGGGCCTTCGCGCCGGGCACCAGCACCGCGCCGATGACCAGGTCCGCGTCGAGCACGGCCCGCTCGATCTCGTACGCGTTGGAGGCGACGGTCTGCAGGTGGCCCCGGTAGATCGCGTCGGCCTGGCGCAGCCGGGCGACGTTCTTGTCCAGCAGCAGCACCTCGGACTGCAGGCCCAGCGCGATCGCGGCGGCGTTCATGCCGGAGACGCCCGCGCCGATCACCACGGTCTTCGCCGCGTAGACGCCGGAGACCCCGCCCGGCAGCACGCCCCGGCCACCGCCGGTACGCATCATGTAGAAGGCGCCCACCTGCGGGGCGAGCCGGCCGGCCACCTCGGACATCGGGGCGAGCAGCGGCAGCGACCGGTCGGGCAGCTCGACCGTCTCGTACGCGATGCCGGTGACCTTGCGGTCGATCAGCGCGTCGGTGCACTCCTTCGAGGCGGCCAGGTGCAGGTAGGTGAAGAGCACCTGCCCCTCGCGCATCCGGTGGTACTCCTCGGCGATCGGCTCCTTGACCTTGAGCACCAGGTCGGCGGCGCCCCACACCTCGTCGGCGGTGCCCAGGATCTTGGCGCCGGCGGCGGTGAACTCCTCGTCGGTGATGCTGGAGCCGACCCCCGCGCCGGCCTCGACGAAGACCTCGTGGCCGTGGCGGGTGAACTCGTTGACGCCCGCGGGCGTGATCGCCACGCGGTACTCGTGGTTCTTGACCTCGCGTGGGATTCCGACCTTCACGATGCCGACACCTCTCTTCGGGGCAGCCCACCCCCGACTTCTCGGTGCCGCACCGGCTCCGTTGCCGGCGCGGTCCACCGGTCCCGCCGGCGGCAGTCTAGGCGCGCGGGCCCGCCCCGGGAGCCAGCACAGTGACACCCGGTGCCCGGCCCTCCTGACGATGTGTCAGGCGTGAACCGGGCCGGCGGTGGAGACCGCCTCAGCCGTCAGGACAGTGTTCGTCACCCATCGTCCCACCGTGCGCGCGGCGGTGCGGACAGGACGCCAGTGGATCACTATGGTGTCGCCCCATGACCAACCCTTATCAGCAGTACCCCGGCGGCGTCTCCGACAAGAGCAAGGTCGTCGCCGGCATCCTCCAGATCCTCCTCGGCGGCTTCGGCGTCGGCCGGTTCTACATGGGCGACACCAAGACCGGCGTGATCCAGCTCGTGGTGACCCTGGTGACCTGCGGCATCGGCGCCATCTGGGGCACCATCGACGGCATCCTGATCCTCGTCAACGGCGGGGTCGACGGGCAGGGCCGCCCGCTGCGGGACTGACCCGCAAGAACGACCAGGGGCCGCGCGGTGAAGACCGCGCGGCCCCCGTCACGGGTACGCCTCAGCGGGGCAGCGGCGCGTCCGGGCGGCGCAGCTCGGTGAAGCCGGTGTCGCGGGCCCGGGCGGCGGCGAGCAGCCCCGCCACGCAGGAGGCATTGGTGATCTCGCCGGCGAGGACCATCCGGACCGCCTCGTCGAGGTCGACCCGGACGACCTGGAGGTCGGCCTCCTCCTCGCTCCGCTGGTGCCGCTGCTGCGGCGGCAC
This genomic interval from Micromonospora sp. CCTCC AA 2012012 contains the following:
- a CDS encoding TM2 domain-containing protein, producing MTNPYQQYPGGVSDKSKVVAGILQILLGGFGVGRFYMGDTKTGVIQLVVTLVTCGIGAIWGTIDGILILVNGGVDGQGRPLRD
- the ald gene encoding alanine dehydrogenase, which codes for MKVGIPREVKNHEYRVAITPAGVNEFTRHGHEVFVEAGAGVGSSITDEEFTAAGAKILGTADEVWGAADLVLKVKEPIAEEYHRMREGQVLFTYLHLAASKECTDALIDRKVTGIAYETVELPDRSLPLLAPMSEVAGRLAPQVGAFYMMRTGGGRGVLPGGVSGVYAAKTVVIGAGVSGMNAAAIALGLQSEVLLLDKNVARLRQADAIYRGHLQTVASNAYEIERAVLDADLVIGAVLVPGAKAPTLISNELVSRMKPGSVLVDIAIDQGGCFEDSRPTTHADPVYKVHDSIFYCVANMPGAVPNTSTYALTNVTLPYALELANNGWQEALRRDPALALGLNTHAGQVVYGPVAEAHGMATLPLDEVLG
- a CDS encoding site-specific tyrosine recombinase XerD, giving the protein MRRAVRGYLDHLTVERGLSANTLASYRRDLDRYLTTLVDAGVADLAAVGPGVVESHLARLRAGDADHPPLAVSSAARAASAVRGLHRFALREGLAGADPSRDVRPPTPPRRLPRALPVDDVVRLLETAGAATATGDGAPLALRDRALLEFLYGTGARISEAVGLAVDDLDTDGGAVLLRGKGGRTRLVPIGGYAVDALRAWLVRGRPGVVAAGRGTPAVFVNARGGALTRQGAWTILRRAAERAGLPVQGTGAVSPHTLRHSYATHLLDGGADVRVVQELLGHASVTTTQVYTLVTVERLREVYATAHPRARG